A window of Roseiflexus castenholzii DSM 13941 genomic DNA:
CGCAACACTATTCACTCGACCGCCGCGCCAACGTGCGGCAGGGCGCGCGACTGGCGCTCCAGGCGATGGCGCTGCTGTTGGCATTCGGGGTCTTCAGCGCAATCTATTATGCTCGCATGCGCACGCTATACTCCGCTACTCTCATCGGCGCCAGTGCAACGCTTCTCGCATATGCGATGCTGTCGCTGACCTCTGGACGCCACCTGTTCGTGTTGTCGCTGCTCGTCGGTCTGACGCTCGCCGAGGCGACGTGGGCGCTCAATTATTGGGCGGCATCGTTTTTGACCGGCGGCGCCTTGCTTTTAGCGCTGTTCTACATCATTACCGGTCTGTTGCAGGGGCATCTCGAGGGAACGCTGACTCGCCGCGTGATCTGGGAGTATGGCGCGCTTGGCAGTTTGATGCTGCTGGCAGTGATGTATACGACATTGCGCTGAATGGAACCAACCTTTCAGATCGGCTCCGGGCGAGTCGCTGCAACCATCGTTGCAGTCCTGTTCGAGGCGCTCTTTCCTCTGGCGGCAGCATGGTTCGTCAGCCGCAGATTGCGCGTTTCTTGGCGCTATTTCGCTTACGGCGCCATCATTTTTCTTCTCTTCCAGTTGATTACCCGCGTTCCGCTTGTGCTGGCAATCCAGAGAGCGCTGGCGCCACAGTTGCAGGCATCACGCCCATTGCTCTTCAGTTGGCTGGCAGCGTTGGCGCTGACCGCTGGCCTTGCGGAAGAAATTGGACGGTATGTGGGGTATCGCTGGCTGTTCCGCGAAGAAAAAACATGGTCGCGCGCTGTGATGTATGGTCTGGGACATGGCGGTCTGGAGTCGATAGTGCTGGTCGCCGGTCTGACCCTGCTGGGGCTGATCAATCTGCTGGCGCTGAGCGCGGTCGATCTGGCGACGCTGCCGCTGACGGACGATCAGCGTGAACTGGCGCGCCAGCAGTTAGCCGCAATCGCTGCACAACCCGACTGGTTGCCGCTTGTCGGGGCATGGGAACGTCTCTGGACGCTTCCGTTCCACGTGGCGCTTTCGGTAATGGTCGCACAAGTCTTTCGCCGCAGACAGATCTGGTGGCTCTGGGTGGCAATCGCCACCCATACGCTCGTCAACCTGCTGGCTGTGGGGGTTGCGCCAGCGTTTATGTTGCAGGGAACGGCAGCCATCCTGATACCCGAGGTGATCGTCACGCTGGCAGGCACAGCCAGCCTGTGGGTTATCTGGCGGTTACGGGAGAGGGACGTTGCACGTTGAAGGTTGAACGTTGAACATGGAGAGGTTGCAGGCGGGAATGTCCCCGACTTTGAGATGCCGGTGACAGGCGCAGACGCCCACGCACCCGCGCCGCTCGTCATGCGCTTTCGTGTCATTCGTACACCATTCGCACTGCTGGCGCGTCCCCGCACACGATCCTCGCGCCCGTGAGGGTTGTTGCCGGTCACCCGTGGCCGCCGGTGGCCAGCGCGAACGCCCACGCACTCAGGAGCGGGAGAGGCAAGCCTGGAGGGACAGGTCTGCGCCCTGCCCGCACCGGGAAGGCGGGTGCAGCGGCGACACGAGCGTTCGCCGACGAATCCACACGTTATACCAATGACCTGTGACCATCCGGCATGGTCACCCCGAGCGGCGCGAGGGGTCGTGCGCGACCCGCGCAGATTCCTCGCTGCGCTCGGAATGACACCTCGCTGCGCTCGAAATGACACCTCGCTGCGCTCGGAATGACACCTCGCTGCGCTCGGAATGACACCTCGCTGCGCTCGGAATGACACCTCGCTGCGCTCGGAATGACACCTTGCTGCGCTCGGAATGACACCTTGCTGCGCTCGGAATGACACCTTGCTGCGCTCGGAATGACACCTTGCTGCGCTCGGAATGACACCTCGCTGCGCTCGGAATGACAAGAATGCAGCATCTTCAATCGTCATTGGTATTACACCACAGGAATATGGTGCGTCACGCCAGCATCATTTGGCACGATCAATCGTTTTTGCTCGATCAGCATGATAAACAGTGCCGTGAGACTCGGATCCCACTGGATTCCGCACCGGGCGCGCAGTCGTTGAACGGCACGCTCTGGTGACAGTGCCTTGCGGTATGGGCGATCCGTCGTCATAGCGTCGTAAGCGTCGACAATAGCGATGATCCGCGCGCCAATCGGAATCTCTTCGCCTCGAAGTCCATACGGATAGCCGCTGCCGTCCCAGTGCTCATGGTGCCCGCGTATAATAGGCGCTACATCACGCGCAAAGCGCATAGGAGCGATGATCCGCGCGCCGCACTCGGGATGCTGCTTGATCTGCGCGTACTCTTCGGGCGTCAACGGCGCTGGCTTGCGCAGAATACTGTCTGCCACGCCAATCTTGCCGATGTCGTGCAACAATCCGCCCTGCCACACAGCGCGCCTGACGTCGTGCCCCAATCCGGCGGCGGTTGCGAGTTGTTCACCGTAGTACGCCAGACGCCAGAGATGCCCCTCAGTATACATGTCCTTCGCCTCAACCGCCAGCGCCAGCGCAAAAATCACGCTTTCGGTGCGTTCGAGCTGATCGGTCAGGCGTTTTGTGCGCAATTGCGACTGAATTCGGGCGCGGAGCAGACGCTCATCGAACGGTTTGGTCAGAAAGTCGTCGGCGCCAGCCTCGATGCCGCGCCAGCGATGTTCTGGGGCATCGAGCACGGTCAGCATAGTGACCGGTATCAGCGCCGTGCGCGGATCTGCCTTCAACCGACGACACACCTCGTATCCATCGTAATCCGGCATCGTGACATCGAGGAGCACCAGGTCTGGCAGTTCTGCCAGCGCCAGGTTCAGCGCCTCGCGCCCGTTGCGCGCCGCCAGCGCGACA
This region includes:
- a CDS encoding YhfC family intramembrane metalloprotease, whose translation is MEPTFQIGSGRVAATIVAVLFEALFPLAAAWFVSRRLRVSWRYFAYGAIIFLLFQLITRVPLVLAIQRALAPQLQASRPLLFSWLAALALTAGLAEEIGRYVGYRWLFREEKTWSRAVMYGLGHGGLESIVLVAGLTLLGLINLLALSAVDLATLPLTDDQRELARQQLAAIAAQPDWLPLVGAWERLWTLPFHVALSVMVAQVFRRRQIWWLWVAIATHTLVNLLAVGVAPAFMLQGTAAILIPEVIVTLAGTASLWVIWRLRERDVAR
- a CDS encoding DUF5656 family protein gives rise to the protein MNPAPRYDRIVSLVLLALLGLAVVFLIDINPNILRARFGGDFPSITVSWLLIASLVVIASAGADIFIRAHPQMQTRSLPTIHLGIVQVELAPSFWILPSFAIIASFAFFRLFSASLETLAFVLVLIAAGGFLFGTLVAQHYSLDRRANVRQGARLALQAMALLLAFGVFSAIYYARMRTLYSATLIGASATLLAYAMLSLTSGRHLFVLSLLVGLTLAEATWALNYWAASFLTGGALLLALFYIITGLLQGHLEGTLTRRVIWEYGALGSLMLLAVMYTTLR
- a CDS encoding HD-GYP domain-containing protein, producing MTLFYDFSQERAFRCETAQCRAAKKERRVAAKILVADDNPAMREAIVRFVEAEGYVALAARNGREALNLALAELPDLVLLDVTMPDYDGYEVCRRLKADPRTALIPVTMLTVLDAPEHRWRGIEAGADDFLTKPFDERLLRARIQSQLRTKRLTDQLERTESVIFALALAVEAKDMYTEGHLWRLAYYGEQLATAAGLGHDVRRAVWQGGLLHDIGKIGVADSILRKPAPLTPEEYAQIKQHPECGARIIAPMRFARDVAPIIRGHHEHWDGSGYPYGLRGEEIPIGARIIAIVDAYDAMTTDRPYRKALSPERAVQRLRARCGIQWDPSLTALFIMLIEQKRLIVPNDAGVTHHIPVV